A window from Fusarium musae strain F31 chromosome 8, whole genome shotgun sequence encodes these proteins:
- a CDS encoding hypothetical protein (EggNog:ENOG41), which produces MLSSLQEQLNSLASQVQYSSNQEQTNLPSPMTMIAATRPRDHIPNTNPNTNPNTIPIISHSYTESTTDDQSSTPKSSRTTASQHFYGPTCPDYALNVGQLKLRRNSCPGPPLQQKQLQLASIHEDDASDEADQNDGQNTQFSVSPRTIDKGDPAMLLTFRSIMGLQETTQLLYIYQEVVGELHPVVDIDALIMQTRSWYAEAGAGIWDVLASSTGAATYELLLILNLCLAIALRADGNPSSSNTETLLRDSFQDAVNAKLAAPANSIQHATIIFLKGWYDFFQEMPRSAWRMCGIAGRMLMELGLHNAEVFRHTVKTEAQRTEACTLISSIVILDRQWSYATGLPTHFQDKSFSSMSTSSVKNPYLKAMLSFILISDRFSEPISNAAKGEGYNDENSFELMSFQIEQWRKKAVGDYTVANCQTWHTDPSTRPPTWTILLNLRAESVRSQILKPFFFSELDIEITKNHVRSATDRVYDIIHVLHTLDATTDIYRKQHPYYQHILACTAGLAFLLIAFIKQNRATMLPSLTPDLIESLGGSFSMCVTLTTKYTHRSRSARRLAKRLIEMRRNLLSLGILNPASPGSHEGLDNVTESIRRASLAQPVGDFQPYTEYSPPFNNGVIPGGFVGGTVISDTDMQMGWEDSLRLQWPIGDVNHMFSESIF; this is translated from the exons ATGCTCTCTAGTCTTCAGGAGCAATTGAATAGTTTGGCGTCGCAAGTGCAATACTCGAGTAACCAGGAACAAACAAATCTTCCGTCGCCAATGACTATGATTGCTGCGACACGACCCCGCGACCATATTCCCAACACGAATCCTAATACGAATCCCAATACAATACCCATCATCAGTCACAGCTACACTGAATCCACCACCGATGATCagagctcaacaccaaaatcCTCTCGAACAACCGCCTCTCAACATTTCTACGGCCCAACATGTCCAGACTACGCATTGAACGTGGGACAATTGAAACTCCGACGGAATAGCTGCCCTGGTCCACCACTTCAACAAAAGCAATTACAACTTGCCAGTATTCACGAAGACGACGCTTCCGATGAGGCGGATCAGAACGATGGGCAAAATACACAATTCTCTGTATCACCGCGCACAATCGACAAAGGCGACCCAGCTATGCTTTTGACATTTCGCTCAATTATGGGTCTGCAAGAGACCACTCAGCTTTTGTACATTTATCAAGAGGTCGTTGGTGAGCTTCATCCTGTTGTTGATATCGATGCGCTCATTATGCAGACACGCTCGTGGTATGCTGAAGCTGGTGCTGGAATATGGGATGTTTTGGCGTCGAGCACTGGAGCCGCTACTTACGAGTTGCTACTGATATTGAACTTGTGCTTGGCTATCGCGTTGAGGGCTGATGGGAACCCGTCGAGTTCGAATACGGAGACTTTGCTGAGGGATAGCTTTCAGGACGCTGTCAATGCGAAACTGGCTGCGCCTGCTAATAGCATCCAGCATGCGACCATCATATTCCTCAAG GGCTGGTACGACTTCTTCCAAGAGATGCCTCGCTCAGCTTGGCGCATGTGCGGCATCGCAGGTCGCATGCTGATGGAACTCGGTCTCCACAACGCCGAGGTCTTCAGACATACCGTCAAGACCGAGGCTCAACGCACAGAGGCCTGTACGCTGATCAGCAGtatcgtcatcctcgatcGGCAATGGAGCTATGCAACTGGTCTACCAACACACTTCCAAGACAAGAGCTTCAGCTCCATGTCTACATCGTCCGTCAAGAACCCATATCTCAAAGCCATGCtctccttcatcctcatAAGCGATCGTTTCAGCGAACCTATATCCAACGCCGCAAAAGGTGAAGGCTACAATGACGAAAACTCATTTGAGCTTATGAGCTTTCAGATCGAGCAGTGGAGAAAGAAAGCTGTCGGTGATTACACCGTTGCGAATTGTCAAACATGGCATACAGACCCGTCGACCCGTCCGCCAACATGGACGATCTTATTAAATCTCAGAGCGGAATCCGTTCGGAGTCAAATTCTCaaacccttcttcttttcagaGTTGGATATTGAGATCACCAAGAACCACGTTCGATCAGCTACTGATCGAGTTTACGATATCATCCACGTTCTGCACACGCTTGACGCGACTACGGATATCTACCGCAAACAACATCCATATTATCAGCATATTCTCGCATGCACCGCCGGTCTAGCATTTCTGCTCATCGCTTTCATAAAGCAAAACAGAGCAACAATGCTTCCAAGTCTGACCCCCGATCTCATCGAGTCTCTCGGCGGCAGTTTCAGCATGTGTGTAACGCTCACAACAAAATACACGCACCGCTCGCGTTCAGCACGTCGTCTCGCCAAGCGTCTTATCGAAATGCGACGAAACCTTCTGAGTTTGGGAATTCTCAACCCAGCGAGCCCTGGAAGCCACGAAGGTCTAGATAACGTCACAGAGTCAATCAGGAGAGCGAGTCTTGCACAGCCAGTTGGAGATTTCCAGCCTTATACCGAGTACTCGCCGCCTTTTAATAACGGGGTCATTCCTGGGGGGTTTGTGGGTGGGACTGTAATTTCGGATACGGATATGCAGATGGGCTGGGAGGATTCGCTAAGGTTGCAGTGGCCTATTGGGGATGTTAATCACATGTTTTCGGAGAGCATATTTTGA
- a CDS encoding hypothetical protein (EggNog:ENOG41), whose amino-acid sequence MAKNKVKKGNKSKGAKKPSIPPKALPVTLLSGFLHILRSEHGLRIAVVVNDIGAINVDASLIKKTHHLSKTQEKVIALQNGCICCTLRGDLLEELVRVAQLQEFDYIIIESSGISEPEQVAETFDSRLAEQMDAMGSIEGAPGLDADMIKVLKQLKDAGGLEKFARLDTTVTVIDAFTMLHDFDTSDLLSSRRDDVTPEDERTVSDLMVDQIEFADVIILNKLDMVDASTKPRLLDLIKKLNHRAKILESSYGKVDVKQIVNTGMFNLQVAQSGYGWLQDLHAMTVREVNGRNVLTPKPETEEYSVRSCIYSRHRPFHPRRLWALLYDKFILQLEQPEDGDEGEEEEEDDEDLEMVDYPDAEDSAETAVVDQDTSDSSSSRGKRSAPSSPRSSHSTLESAPSPEPASKKQKFDDSEMQDADDLFTPSNEVILETKRKHPIFARLFRSKGEFFLATRPHRAGDWSQAGAMLTLTGGRPWFCTLPAEEYTTGDPEVDGLVQHDIKKGGEWGDRRQELVFIGENLDHKALEKMLDECLLTDAELKKWEKVMRNEKKSDEEKREALEDLFDDGFPDWPEDDEHEDHEGHDHPNGLRSIKKHLQEVD is encoded by the exons ATGGCTAAGAACAAGGttaagaaaggaaataagagCAAGGGTGCTAAGAAGCCCAGCATTCCTCCAAAGGCTCTTCCCGTGACACTTCTTTCCGGGTTCCTT CATATCCTCCGAAGTGAACATGGCCTCCGCATTGCGGTAGTAGTCAACGACATTGGAGC TATCAACGTCGATGCCTCTCTCATCAAGAAAACACATCATCTTTCAAAAACCCAAGAGAAGGTTATCGCTCTTCAGAATGGCTGTATCTGCTGCACCCTCCGCGGTGATCTTCTGGAAGAACTCGTTCGTGTAGCTCAACTTCAAGAGTTTGACtacatcatcattgagagcAGCGGTATCAGTGAGCCAGAGCAGGTAGCTGAGACATTCGACTCGAGACTTGCTGAGCAGATGGACGCTATGGGATCCATTGAGGGTGCACCCGGTCTGGACGCCGATATGATCAAGGTTCTTAAGCAACT CAAGGACGCTGGTGGCCTTGAGAAGTTTGCCAGACTCGACACTACTGTCACTGTCATTGATGCTTTCACTATGTTGCATGACTTTGACACGAGTGATCTGCTTTCTTCAAGACGTGACGATGTTACGCCTGAGGATGAGAGGACTGTCTCTGATCTCATGGTTGATCAGATTGAGTTTGCGGatgtcatcatcctcaacaaaCTCGATATG GTTGATGCGTCGACAAAACCTCGCTTGCTAGACTTGATTAAGAAGCTCAACCATCGCGCCAAGATCCTTGAGTCGAGCTATGGCAAGGTCGATGTCAAGCAGATTGTCAACACTGGCATGTTCAACCTTCAAGTTGCCCAGTCCGGCTATGGATGGCTTCAGGATCTCCATGCCATGACCGTTCGGGAG GTCAATGGTCGTAATGTGCTTACACCAAAGCCCGAGACTGAAGAGTACTCTGTGCGAAGCTGCATCTACAGTCGCCATCGACCATTCCACCCTCGTCGACTCTGGGCTCTGCTATATGACAAGTTCATCTTGCAGCTCGAGCAGCCCGAAGACGGCGacgagggagaagaggaagaggaagatgatgaagatcttgagatggtCGACTACCCTGATGCTGAGGACTCAGCCGAAACTGCTGTAGTCGATCAAGACACTTCTgactcctcttcatcccgAGGAAAGCGCTCAGCCCCATCATCACCTCGAAGCTCCCATTCCACCCTTGAATCTGCCCCTTCACCCGAACCTGCgtccaagaagcaaaagtttGATGACTCAGAAATGCAAGACGCAGATGACCTCTTCACACCTTCTAACGAAGTCATTCTCGAAACCAAGCGCAAACATCCCATCTTTGCTCGTCTCTTCCGCTCAAAAGGTGAATTCTTTCTCGCAACACGGCCCCACCGCGCAGGTGACTGGTCTCAGGCTGGAGCTATGCTCACACTAACCGGTGGACGTCCATGGTTCTGCACCCTTCCCGCGGAGGAGTACACGACTGGTGACCCCGAAGTTGATGGTCTTGTGCAACATGATATCAAGAAAGGTGGAGAGTGGGGTGATAGACGTCAGGAACTCGTGTTTATCGGAGAGAACTTGGAtcacaaggctcttgagaagatgtTGGATGAGTGTTTGCTCACTGACGCTGAGTTGAAGAAGTGGGAAAAGGTTATGAGGAATGAGAAAAAgagtgatgaggagaagcgtGAGGCGCTAGAGGACCTGTTTGATGATGGGTTCCCCGATTGGCCGGAGGATGACGAGCATGAGGACCACGAAGGACATGACCACCCAAATGGTTTGAGGTCGATAAAGAAGCACTTACAAGAGGTTGACTAA
- a CDS encoding hypothetical protein (EggNog:ENOG41) codes for MAQAALVSPPHKHLADPFYRRARYYLEADEQKGEGEYFVTLAHTQCCILMAHFEVLNMWFSRSSMSTSKSVRLSQILGLHQLDGKNDWRRNATLPEPKDWCELEERRRTLWAVFCSDKHTSGTTGWPSLMDVNKISTLLPASDEAFQLGMEEPSTSLPQVLGGDNSLCSSFGYRITTTHLFHECLDHTYQDHQASDLADIQNSQFWKRHRDLDTSLSTAFITLPETLRGSLTQEATNINLQLHTASICIHRVGSVQAKKHSISSDVLSNTQARLVPSADAIFNIIASQPDVTAMFGKPLVTFAAYMATYVFLEDYVSAQNRSSEMKMTALMDLMITIGRENPVTASAAIQMAHELRKTGIDASAVDKVQDLMERSAKGPLLGQQNTAEGSVLFCPFDGPSGPAPPGVPSEILRGNLSGFP; via the exons ATGGCGCAAGCTGCACTTGTTTCACCGCCTCACAAACACCTCGCAGATCCCTTCTATCGAAGAGCGAGGTATTatcttgaagctgatgagcaaAAG GGCGAGGGGGAATATTTTGTCACTCTCGCCCATACGCAATGTTGCATTCTCATGGCTCATTTCGAAGTGCTAAATATGTGGTTCTCCCGATCATCGATGAGTACATCAAAGTCTGTTCGCCTGTCGCAGATTCTAGGCCTCCATCAGCTCGATGGTAAAAACGACTGGAGACGAAATGCAACGCTTCCGGAACCAAAGGATTGGtgtgagcttgaggagaggCGAAGAACACTGTGGGCTGTGTTTTGCAGTGATAAGCATACGAGCGGCACTACTGGATGGCCAAGTCTGATGGACGTCAACAAG ATCAGCACGCTATTGCCAGCCTCGGACGAAGCCTTTCAACTTGGCATGGAGGAACCCTCAACGTCATTGCCTCAAGTTCTCGGCGGTGACAACTCTCTCTGCTCGTCATTCGGATATCGCATTACAACGACTCATTTATTCCACGAATGTCTCGATCATACTTACCAGGACCACCAAGCCTCTGACCTAGCAGACATCCAAAACAGTCAGTTCTGGAAACGCCATCGCGATCTCGACACAAGTCTCTCAACAGCGTTCATTACGCTCCCCGAAACGCTCCGCGGGTCACTTACTCAGGAAGCAACCAACATAAACCTCCAGTTACACACCGCGTCAATATGCATCCACCGCGTCGGTTCCgtccaggccaagaagcacagTATCTCTTCTGATGTACTCTCCAACACACAGGCGCGTCTTGTCCCTTCTGCTGACGCGATATTTAACATCATTGCTTCGCAGCCTGACGTGACAGCCATGTTCGGCAAACCTCTTGTGACATTCGCAGCATATATGGCGACATATGTGTTTCTAGAAGATTATGTGTCGGCACAGAATCGCAGCagcgagatgaagatgacagcgCTCATGGATCTCATGATCACGATTGGACGCGAGAACCCTGTTACTGCATCTGCAGCCATACAAATGGCGCATGAGTTACGGAAGACCGGGATTGATGCATCAGCTGTTGACAAGGTCCAGGATCTTATGGAGAGGAGTGCAAAAGGGCCGCTCTTGGGACAGCAGAATACGGCTGAGGGCAGCGTCTTGTTCTGCCCATTTGATGGACCTTCTGGACCTGCGCCACCCGGCGTACCAAGCGAGATACTGAGGGGTAACCTCAGCGGTTTTCCTTAG
- a CDS encoding hypothetical protein (EggNog:ENOG41) produces MTTQVDPEALARSTEQTPLLADQPTPEINEAGNEPDAEPAPEKRPRSWYAWRIFWAVLAIVVLAVFIKGWIDADETEFDLKKALKRALGGGLSGAAAMVLQVLLLMPLRTIMNYQYRHGTSFAVATRTLYTEGGIRRYYQGIAPALFQGLPNRAIRRYSCERWYSRVTPVKPLPQESAIANQDHFCVSMVIWSPLVFQGGGSLLPSAAAFRMILTPIDTLKTTLQAQGARGTALLRRRIKSNGIGSLWWGAFATAAATFVGHYPWFATYNYLSEVITEPSRHPLFWWLLRLAFIGFCASIVSDSISNSLRVVKTYRQVNDTKVSYAEAARAVVIQDGVIGLLGRGLKTRILANGLQGILFSILWKLFLDLWEKKT; encoded by the exons ATGACAACTCAAGTCGACCCCGAGGCTCTTGCTCGAAGTACTGAGCAAACGCCGCTTCTAGCGGACCAGCCAACGCCGGAGATAAATGAAGCCGGTAATGAGCCGGACGCCGAGCCGGCTCCGGAGAAAAGGCCGAGGAGCTGGTATGCCTGGAGGATATTCTGGGCCGTGCTTGCGATAGTGGTGCTGGCGGTTTTTATCAAGGGCTGGATTGATGCAGATGAGACTGAG TTTGATCTTAAGAAGGCCCTCAAACGGGCTCTTGGAGGAGGACTCAGCGGTGCAGCTGCCATGGTGCTGCAAGTTCTGCTACTAATG CCTCTACGGACAATTATGAACTACCAGTATCGCCATGGCACGTCCTTCGCTGTTGCCACGCGTACTCTTTACACTGAGGGCGGAATCCGCAGATACTACCAAGGAATTGCACCTGCGTTGTTTCAAGGCTT GCCCAATCGCGCGATTCGGAGATACAGCTGCGAACGCTGGTATTCTCGCGTTACTCCAGTCAAACCCCTACCTCAAGAATCTGCCATCGCCAATCAAGACCATTTTTGCGTCTCTATGGTAATTTGGAGTCCGCTCGTATTCCAAGGTGGAGGCTCATTACTTCCCAGTGCCGCTGCGTTCCGCATGATCCTCACTCCCATTGACACCTTGAAGACAACCCTTCAAGCTCAGGGTGCCCGTGGAACAGCCCTTCTGAGACGCCGTATAAAGTCCAACGGAATTGGTAGCTTGTGGTGGGGAGCTTTTGCTACCGCTGCTGCTACCTTTGTCGGTCATTATCCTTGGTTCGCAACA TACAACTACTTGTCCGAGGTCATTACTGAGCCCTCCAGACATCCCCTTTTCTGGTGGTTGCTCCGCCTTGCGTTCATCGGCTTCTGCGCTTCCATCGTCTCCgattccatctccaactcatTGAGAGTTGTCAAGACTTATCGACAGGTCAACGACACCAAGGTCTCATATG CCGAAGCTGCACGCGCTGTGGTCATCCAGGATGGGGTCATCGGCCTCCTTGGACGTGGACTCAAGACTCGCATCTTGGCCAATGGCCTTCAAGGCATTCTCTTTTCTATTCTCTGGAAACTGTTCCTAGATCT GTGGGAGAAGAAAACCTAA
- a CDS encoding hypothetical protein (EggNog:ENOG41) yields the protein MASHPPAACCTIANLHEGTPRGDVVKVGNVTGYLAKPSKESKQAVLYLPDIFGIWQNSKLMADAFAAEGYTCLVVDTFNGDPVPLEMPEGFDIMKWLGEGSDGKNPHTAEAVDPIVVSGIEYLKSIGITQIAAVGYCLGAKHLIRHYKDGINVGFIAHPSFVESEELAAITGPLSIAAAELDDLFTVEKRHESEAILSKSKQDFQINLFSGVHHGFAVKGDMKDKKQLFAKEQAFNQAVSWFKRHFE from the exons AtggcttctcatcctcctgcTGCGTGCTGCACTATCGCCAACCTCCATGA GGGTACTCCCAGGGGAGATGTTGTCAAAGTCGGCAATGTCACCGGATATCTAGCAAAGCCATCTAAGGAGTCCAAGCAGGCTGTTCTGTACCTCCCAGACATCTTCGGTATCTGGCAAAACAGCAAGCTAATGGCCGATGCCTTCGCTGCTGAGGGTTACACatgtcttgttgttgacaCCTTTAATGGTGATCCAGTGCCATTGGAGATGCCTGAGGGCTTCGACATTATGAAATGGCTTGGTGAGGGCTCCGATGGAAAGAACCCCCATACGGCGGAGGCCGTGGATCCCATCGTCGTGTCGGGAATTGAGTACCTCAAGAGCATTGGCATCACTCAGATTGCTGCCGTTGGATACTGCTTAGGAGCCAAG CACCTCATCCGTCACTACAAGGATGGCATCAACGTTGGCTTCATTGCCCACCCATCCTTCGTTGAGTCAGAAGAGTTGGCGGCCATCACTGGCCCTCTGTCCATCGCAGCCGCAGAGCTCGATGACCTTTTCACAGTAGAGAAGCGCCATGAGAGTGAAGCGATCCTATCCAAGTCAAAGCAGGACTTCCAGATCAATCTGTTCTCGGGAGTTCACCATGGCTTTGCTGTCAAGGGAGAtatgaaggacaagaagcaaTTGTTTGCCAAGGAACAAGCATTTAACCAGGCGGTGTCTTGGTTCAAGAGACATTTTGAGTAG
- a CDS encoding hypothetical protein (EggNog:ENOG41) gives MYAPASSAPFARAALNPPVRFVPPCTAPAIVKQEPDNSEPILIGSNSPSPEPRSSVESRNRLFTSLELGDHIFRSPRSITTPDDLDDTELKRCFDILHACSLATEFNATLSKTKDTMEDFLTAIFKNWTGDAGEPDKPAMDLVVREYISANPPITEPAPHAVNHHPAAPQSLESPLIEVDQHNSASASPPRNQSKAQVKMRKTSSARWNALM, from the exons ATGTACGcaccagcttcttcagcccCTTTCGCCCGTGCCGCTCTCAACCCTCCCGTACGCTTCGTACCACCATGTACAGCTCCAGCAATTGTCAAGCAGGAACCAGATAATTCGGAACCAATACTGATAGGCAGTAACAGTCCCTCGCCCGAACCTCGATCCAGCGTCGAATCCCGCAATCGCCTCTTCACGTCCCTCGAACTCGGCGATCACATCTTTCGAAGCCCACGATCCATCACGACTCCCGACGATCTCGACGACACTGAACTGAAACGATGCTTCGATATCCTTCACGCTTGCAGTCTTGCCACCGAGTTCAATGCGACGCTCTCCAAGACGAAGGATACAATGGAGGACTTCCTAACGGCCATCTTCAAGAATTGGACAGGAGACGCGGGTGAACCGGACAAGCCAGCTATGGACCTTGTGGTTCGTGAGTATATCAGC GCCAACCCGCCAATCACCGAACCAGCTCCTCATGCGGTGAATCATCATCCTGCCGCACCCCAGTCTTTGGAATCGCCACTTATCGAAGTCGACCAGCACAACTCAGCATCAGCTTCTCCACCACGGAACCAGAGCAAGGCTCAAGTCAAGATGCGCAAGACTTCTTCTGCCCGATGGAACGCACTGATGTAA
- a CDS encoding hypothetical protein (EggNog:ENOG41) produces the protein MATDALQDVRPMFELRGRNYIVTGGAQGIGFACTRAICEMGGNVAVLDIQKEPTAEFNTLSEKFSAKTVYIQTDVTSQESINTAFDKVLKEFETIDGVVPAAGIAIDKPFLDQTWEEFTRIQDINVRGTFFVVQLAARQMVKQGTGGSMVLLASQSAHIGLPGYRMAAYNASKGGILMLSKALAVELAPKGIRVNTISPGFVDSEMTRTVRELKSKREGEQMWLAPPNQRLSTQNDLTGAVIYLLSDAARHTTAADIPITGGLHAGTIDGLISYENN, from the exons ATGGCTACAGACGCTCTCCAAGATGTTCGTCCCATGTTTGAGCTCCGCGGGCGAAACTACATCGTCACCGGTGGAGCTCAAGGCATTGGTTTCGCTTGCACGCGAGCTATCTGCGAGATGGGCGGCAATGTCGCTGTGTTAGATATCCAGAAAGAACCTACTGCCGAGTTCAACACTTTGAGTGAGAAGTTCTCCGCCAAGACTGTTTACATCCAAACGGATGTTACGTCACAGGAGAGCATCAATACCGCTTTCGATAAGGTGTTGAAGGAGTTTGAGACTATTGACGGTGTTGTACCCGCTGCGGGTATCGCTATTGATAAGCCGTTCCTGGATCAGACTTGGGAGGAGTTTACCCGCATTCAAGACATCAAT GTCCGGGGAACGTTCTTCGTGGTTCAACTTGCGGCCCGTCAAATGGTCAAGCAAGGCACAGGCGGAAGCATGGTGCTCCTCGCCTCTCAATCCGCACACATCGGCCTTCCCGGCTACCGTATGGCGGCATACAACGCCTCCAAGGGCGGTATCCTCATGCTCTCCAAAGCCTTGGCCGTTGAGCTAGCACCAAAGGGTATCAGAGTCAACACAATCTCCCCAGGATTCGTGGACTctgagatgacgaggactgTCCGTGAGCTTAAGAGtaagagggagggagagcAGATGTGGTTGGCGCCTCCTAACCAGAGATTGAGTACACAGAATGATCTTACGGGAGCGGTTATTTACCTGTTGAGTGATGCGGCGAGACATACTACTGCGGCGGATATTCCCATTACTGGTGGATTACATGCTGGTACTATTGATGGTCTGATTAGTTATGAGAACAACTAG
- a CDS encoding hypothetical protein (EggNog:ENOG41) — protein sequence MALRLYRVPPEAQDENGKPLLNDPLSESYLLREYPVAAAAKLTEYGLTTIPDARLLELLEMDLDSPKPRMHTSTSRDWQIATSRLPTKLLTNDERVDKLKSFPIVQLRDGSWTSAASRPVYFPNSEHSAIPESLKFGDVALFATFQPGRRTLYGKLGVIQPTAKEVRQKILDTFKSAETLLLDDVYEYLRYLYLTHQSFNLVTPMNSPMVT from the exons ATGGCTCTACGACTTTATCG AGTTCCTCCAGAGGCTCAAGATGAAAATGGAAAACCGCTGTTAAACGACCCACTCAGCGAGTCATATCTTCTGCGCGAATATCCGGTGGCTGCAGCGGCTAAACTGACCGAATATGGCCTCACCACTATACCCGACGCCCGACTGCTCGAGCTTTTGGAGATGGATCTGGATAGCCCGAAGCCGAGGATGCACACCAGCACCTCGAGGGATTGGCAAATTGCCACGTCGCGTCTCCCCACAAAGTTGCTCACCAACGATGAGCGAGTTGACAAGCTAAAGTCATTTCCTATCGTGCAGCTGCGGGACGGTAGCTGGACGTCCGCGGCTTCCAGGCCAGTATATTTTCCTAACTCAGAACACAGTGCTATCCCTGAGTCGTTGAAGTTCGGGGATGTGGCTCTATTCGCAACATTCCAACCTGGACGAAGAACGTTATATGGAAAACTCGGAGTGATTCAGCCCACAGCCAAGGAAGTCAGACAGAAGATCCTGGACACTTTCAAATCAGCTGAAACTTTACTACTTGACGACGTCTACGAGTATCTTCGCTACCTATACCTGACACATCAGTCTTTCAATCTTGTCACTCCCATGAACAGCCCTATGGTGACGTGA
- a CDS encoding hypothetical protein (EggNog:ENOG41): MQLMAQDPSGMNLYGTLPHSAWEQWWSPENDAFAEALNVAAPNACAQEHHQRYAQYTYDQDSSTQWASPSTSTHTYPVPSPSTESTSVENAMGDSESRRGSLSTQPNKRKRNASRSIASKAPKRASTRKTTKTEAVPGKAKGCGKGKAVAKPQPTISPSPDPEEELDEHSKKVQERNRIASNKFRVKKREDAKKLRADEKEMEKTNRDLSNCVSELTMQVYELKMRLLQHTDCECRLIQNYIANEAHRYIQDLGEGKQNHATPPLCPYNQHN; this comes from the coding sequence ATGCAGCTCATGGCCCAAGATCCATCGGGCATGAATCTGTACGGCACGCTTCCCCATAGCGCTTGGGAGCAATGGTGGTCCCCCGAGAACGACGCCTTTGCCGAAGCATTAAATGTGGCCGCCCCAAATGCCTGCGCGCAAgaacaccaccaacgatACGCTCAGTACACCTACGATCAGGACTCGTCGACGCAATGGGCAtccccttcaacctcaacgcACACTTATCCCGTCCCATCTCCTTCCACAGAGTCGACGAGTGTAGAGAATGCGATGGGGGACTCCGAAAGCCGTCGAGGCTCTTTATCAACCCAGCCCAACAAACGAAAACGTAATGCGAGTCGATCCATAGCCTCGAAAGCTCCAAAACGCGCGTCAACTCGTAAGACAACCAAAACAGAAGCAGTACCCGGAAAGGCGAAAGGATGCGGCAAAGGGAAGGCAGTTGCCAAGCCGCAACCTACGATATCACCGTCCCCTGATCCGGAGGAAGAACTCGACGAGCACAGCAAAAAGGTTCAGGAGAGAAACCGCATCGCCTCCAACAAATTCCGCGTCAAGAAGCGTGAAGACGCCAAGAAGCTTCGAGCCGACGAAAAAGAGATGGAGAAAACAAACCGCGACTTGTCAAACTGCGTGTCCGAACTCACGATGCAGGTCTACGAACTCAAGATGAGACTCTTACAGCACACGGACTGCGAATGTCGCTTGATCCAAAACTACATTGCGAATGAAGCGCATCGATATATTCAAGACCTGGGCGAAGGAAAGCAGAACCACGCGACCCCGCCGCTTTGCCCATACAACCAGCACAATTGA